In Streptomyces sp. NBC_01264, one DNA window encodes the following:
- a CDS encoding NF041680 family putative transposase produces the protein MSLMEQDVLRDAFAEVSHFRSELYACLTVRGDALFELCDALLCTDGPVRTLVDLALAPEHRRGHGGLYGGLNQGRIDVARLRRALAGMPLPRAADGRLVLAVDVSPWLRPDANTCADRAFCHTFGRGVGKHQMVPGWPYSVVAALESGRTSWTAVLDAVRLRPGADVAAVTTFQIREVLERLVAAGQWKPGDPNILVVLDAGYDAPRIAHLLAGLPVEILGRMRSDRVMCRPAPTREEFHRQHPAGGRPPRHGGEFVFGQPETWGSEHVVTATDTRLYGNATARAWDRLHPRLTRRAAWLAHGAELPVIEGTVIRLTVEKLPSGGVNKPVWLWWSGTGATTADVDRCWQSFLRRFDLEHTFRLFKQTLGWTKPRLRSSDAADRWTWIILAAHAQLRLARPLAADLRRPWEKPAEPNRLTPARVRRGFRNLHARTGTPARAPKPTRPGPGRPPGSKNQRPATRYDVGRVLATGEPYTRPAHHKIGTKPRRTG, from the coding sequence ATGAGTCTGATGGAGCAGGACGTCCTGCGGGACGCGTTCGCGGAAGTGTCACACTTCCGGTCGGAGTTGTACGCGTGTCTGACCGTGCGGGGCGATGCCTTGTTCGAGTTGTGCGACGCGTTGCTGTGCACGGACGGACCGGTGCGGACGCTCGTAGATCTCGCGCTCGCGCCTGAACACCGCCGTGGTCACGGTGGTTTGTACGGCGGTCTCAACCAGGGCCGGATCGATGTCGCCCGGCTGCGCCGGGCCCTGGCCGGGATGCCACTGCCGAGGGCGGCGGACGGCAGGCTGGTCCTGGCGGTGGACGTCTCGCCGTGGCTGAGGCCGGACGCCAATACCTGCGCTGACCGGGCCTTCTGCCACACTTTCGGCCGTGGCGTGGGCAAACACCAGATGGTGCCCGGCTGGCCGTACTCGGTAGTGGCCGCGCTGGAGAGCGGCCGCACCTCGTGGACGGCAGTGCTCGATGCGGTCCGTCTCCGGCCCGGCGCTGACGTGGCAGCGGTGACCACGTTCCAGATTCGCGAGGTCCTCGAGCGACTCGTTGCAGCGGGCCAGTGGAAGCCAGGCGACCCGAACATCCTGGTCGTGCTGGACGCCGGATACGACGCTCCGCGCATCGCTCACCTGCTGGCCGGCCTGCCCGTCGAGATCCTGGGACGGATGCGTTCGGACCGGGTGATGTGCCGGCCGGCTCCCACCCGCGAGGAGTTCCACAGGCAGCATCCCGCCGGCGGACGCCCACCGAGGCACGGCGGCGAGTTCGTCTTCGGCCAGCCCGAGACCTGGGGCTCTGAGCATGTCGTGACGGCCACGGACACCCGCCTCTACGGGAATGCGACCGCGCGGGCGTGGGACCGGCTGCACCCCAGGCTGACCCGGCGGGCCGCCTGGCTCGCCCACGGGGCTGAACTGCCCGTGATCGAGGGGACCGTCATCCGCCTGACCGTGGAGAAACTGCCCAGCGGCGGGGTCAACAAGCCGGTCTGGCTGTGGTGGTCGGGCACCGGCGCCACCACCGCGGACGTCGACCGCTGCTGGCAGTCCTTCCTCCGACGATTCGACCTCGAGCACACCTTCCGCCTGTTCAAACAGACCCTCGGCTGGACCAAGCCCCGGCTCCGCAGCTCGGACGCGGCAGACCGCTGGACCTGGATCATCCTGGCCGCACATGCCCAGCTCCGCCTTGCCCGCCCGCTGGCCGCCGACCTCCGCCGGCCGTGGGAGAAGCCAGCGGAACCGAACAGGCTGACACCGGCCCGCGTCCGCAGAGGGTTCAGGAACCTGCACGCGCGGACCGGCACACCAGCCCGTGCACCAAAACCGACCCGCCCGGGCCCCGGCCGACCTCCCGGCTCGAAGAACCAGCGTCCCGCCACCCGCTACGACGTCGGACGCGTCCTCGCCACCGGCGAGCCCTACACCCGACCAGCACACCACAAAATCGGGACCAAACCCCGCCGAACTGGATAA